The genomic region AGCCGGCCGACGTCACGCCGGGTCGCCGACCGCCGGGTCGCCGACCGACCGGGAGGCCGGCGGGGAGGCCGGCGGGGTCAGCCGGGGGGCGACCCGCAGCGCCTGGGCGCGCAGCTTCTCGACGGCCTCGCCGGGATCGTCGGCGCCGAAGACCGCCGTGCCGGCGACGAAGACGTCGACCCCGGCCGCCGCGGCCTGCTCGACGGTGTTCTCGTTGACCCCGCCGTCGATCTGCAGCCACAGGTCCAGGCCGCGGTCGTCGATCAGGCGGCGCGCCGCCTCGATCTTCGGCAGCACCTCGGTCATGAACTTCTGACCTCCGAAGCCGGGCTCGATGGTCATCAGCAGCAGCAGATCGAAGCGGTGCAGGTCGTCGAGGTAGCGCTCGACCGGGGTGTTCGGCTTCACGGCGAGGCCGGTGCGGGCGCCGGCGGCCCGGATCGCCGCGGTGGTCCGCCGCAGGTCGGACACGGCCTCGGCGTGGATGGTCACGTTCGCCGCGCCGCGCTCGGCGTAGTCGGCGGCCCAGCGGTCCGGGTCCTCGATCATGAGATGGCAGTCGAGCGGGGTCTGCGTCGTCGACCGCAACGCCGTCACCGCGTCCGGGGAGAACGCCAGGTTCGGGACGAAGTGGTAGTCCATGACGTCGACGTGCAGCCAGTCGGCCCGGCCCTCGACCGCGAGGGCGGCGTCGGCCAGTCGACCGAAGTCCGCGGCGAGCATGCTGGGATAGATCTGTGCGGTTGCCACCCCGCGAGACTATCGACCGAATCGCCGCACGCCCCGACCCGTTCGACACCTTCGCGGCGGACATCTTCCGCGTTCGACAACCTTCGCGTTCGGCAACCTTCGCGTTCGGACCCTCGGCCGCGCGCCGGGCCCAGGTCGGGCAGCCGGCGGTCGGTGGGCAGGCGCCTGCCCACCGGGCGGGCTCAGTCCGGGTTGCGGCGCAGCAGC from Frankia alni ACN14a harbors:
- the rpe gene encoding ribulose-phosphate 3-epimerase — protein: MATAQIYPSMLAADFGRLADAALAVEGRADWLHVDVMDYHFVPNLAFSPDAVTALRSTTQTPLDCHLMIEDPDRWAADYAERGAANVTIHAEAVSDLRRTTAAIRAAGARTGLAVKPNTPVERYLDDLHRFDLLLLMTIEPGFGGQKFMTEVLPKIEAARRLIDDRGLDLWLQIDGGVNENTVEQAAAAGVDVFVAGTAVFGADDPGEAVEKLRAQALRVAPRLTPPASPPASRSVGDPAVGDPA